The Desulfonatronum sp. SC1 DNA segment TCATCTGCCCCTGCGTCTACCGGGAACCGGACGTCAAGGAGTACGGCAGTTGCTACTGCGGCCTCTACGTCTCCCAGGACTGGAACGAAGAAAGGATTCCACACGAATACGTGCCGGAACGGCGCGCCCCGGCTTGATGATCACTTGACCGATAACCTCCCGGAATGTCCGTACGCACCCTTGCCCAAGAACTCTACGCCCTGGAGCGGAAGGTGGAACGCCTGAGTCATGAACTGGAACAGGCCTCACCTCCCCGCAAGGACGAGATCGACCTTGAACTGCTCCGAGCCACCGCGGAGCGTGATCGTTTACGGGCTGTGCTTCGGGCCAAGAAGGGATGATCACGGGAAGGCAGTAAACAGCACGTCCAGATCTCGCTCTCTTCGCGGCCCCACAGGACAATAGCTGAAGCCTTGAGCCATGATCACCCTGCGAATACAGGACTTTGATCAATATTTTTCTTTTTGATGGGACATTCGTTGAAATCGAAATCCTTTCCACCTGATGTCACAATGGTGACATACACCTATAATGACCATGCTTTAGTTGATGATTTGCTTGAAAGCATTAGCTCATGGACACTGCGGCCATCTCGAATCATTGTTGTCGATGATGGTTCCACTCCAAGCTATTTAACTGACAAAGCAACCGTCATCAGGCTTTCAAGCAATCATGGATTTGCAGAGGCAAAACAGGCTGGAATTTCAGCTGTCACAGGAAAATTTGTGCTTTCTTTGGATTGCGATATACGTTTAAATACAGAATGGTTATATAACAATATTCAATTTGCGGCTCGTCAAGATATCGGCATCGTCACGTCTGGAATAGCCTATTTTTTTCATGAAACTATTGTCGATAGATACATAAAATTTTACATAAGATATCCAGCAACCGAATATACTGAAAAACTGAACAATGGAGGAGCATGGCTCTTTCAAAAAGATGTCTGGAATATTTCTGGAGGATTCAGCAAGTTCAAAGGTATACTGTCAGAAGACATATGGTTTTCTCAAGAGGTTTACAAAAAAGGCTACAAACTTTTCTCAAACAAACATGCTCAAGCATATGAAGTTCGACGTTATAATAGATACACAGCTGTCAACAGAGTGTGGAAAGGCCAGTGGAAAAGCTTCCGCGAGCAACTAAGTGAGGATTCATCATTTAGAGACACACTTGGCTTTCTCTTAGCGACATTTAAATTGAGAATAAATAATGAACTTTATGTAAATGAATTTGCATATATTGATATTCTTTTATTCGTATATGCAACAATTGACACATTAAGAATTATAAGCAATAATTCTGAAAAAAATTACAATTGTGTTGCTTTTCTTTCAATTTTTACAAATTTGATTTCAGATTATCCAAAATTTCAATACAACATAAAGCATGATGCACTAGAATTGTCAAAAATTGAACACTATCAAGAATACAAAAACTGCT contains these protein-coding regions:
- a CDS encoding glycosyltransferase, with product MVTYTYNDHALVDDLLESISSWTLRPSRIIVVDDGSTPSYLTDKATVIRLSSNHGFAEAKQAGISAVTGKFVLSLDCDIRLNTEWLYNNIQFAARQDIGIVTSGIAYFFHETIVDRYIKFYIRYPATEYTEKLNNGGAWLFQKDVWNISGGFSKFKGILSEDIWFSQEVYKKGYKLFSNKHAQAYEVRRYNRYTAVNRVWKGQWKSFREQLSEDSSFRDTLGFLLATFKLRINNELYVNEFAYIDILLFVYATIDTLRIISNNSEKNYNCVAFLSIFTNLISDYPKFQYNIKHDALELSKIEHYQEYKNCSNYPLEVYSSELISFFSRNTLIETEQTSLPKILNEHESIKSNFSSYDQL